A window from Vicia villosa cultivar HV-30 ecotype Madison, WI unplaced genomic scaffold, Vvil1.0 ctg.002690F_1_1, whole genome shotgun sequence encodes these proteins:
- the LOC131639578 gene encoding uncharacterized protein LOC131639578 — MKRKIRRKKTSAKSDFYLPDDCWEHVFTFLNNHNRDFNSLSLVSKRFLSITNTLLFSLRIRYPRLCFLRRILHRFYNLNFLDLRFNLHHDLGADIALALRNIPTLKSLAISNINLKYGKYVTSLFIDSLLSLKGLISLKFRCSQFSNDLFYSIGREGLPLKSFVIKYCTGYTYDGVYFLLSKCHTIQHLGLRANYFLDNHHITDLSLLLPHLVSINLSQCFKLTESALFAIISNCHSIEEIIMEEIDFGNFDSFKNFQVSSQLKSLCLADNSSINDESIITVASIFPNLQLLDLNGCDDISEKGICHVLSRCCKIRYLNLSDCCEIRLLEMNFVVPQLEVLNLSYTRVDDKTLYEISKSCHGLLQLKLAYCNYVTEKGMIHVVENCTQLKEIDLRNCKKVEADVIVSKVLSRSPFKKRNLFSRDEHIFFS, encoded by the coding sequence ATGAAAAGAAAGATTAGGAGGAAGAAAACTTCtgcaaaatctgatttttatttacccgatgactgttgggagcatgtCTTCACATTCCTCAACAACCACAACCGCGACTTTAACTCTCTATCTCTCGTCTCTAAACGGTTCCTCTCCATAACCAACACACTCTTATTCTCTCTCAGAATTCGCTATCCACGTCTTTGCTTTCTCCGCCGTATCCTCCATAGATTCTACAACCTTAATTTCCTTGACCTCCGATTCAACCTCCATCATGATCTGGGCGCAGATATTGCTTTGGCTCTCCGTAACATACCAACATTGAAATCTTTAGCTATTTCCAATATTAACCTAAAGTATGGAAAGTATGTTACTTCACTGTTCATTGATTCATTACTCAGTTTGAAGGGTTTGATTAGTCTTAAGTTCCGATGCTCGCAATTCTCAAATGATTTGTTCTACTCTATTGGAAGGGAAGGTCTTCCTTTAAAAAGCTTTGTCATCAAATATTGTACCGGCTATACTTACGATGGAGTTTATTTTTTGTTATCCAAGTGTCATACGATACAACATCTAGGTCTTCGAGCTAATTACTTTCTAGATAATCATCATATTACCGACTTGTCTTTGCTCCTTCCTCATTTGGTTTCTATAAACCTTAGTCAATGTTTTAAACTCACCGAATCAGCCTTGTTTGCCATAATTAGTAACTGTCATTCAATTGAAGAAATCATAATGGAAGAGATTGATTTTGGGAATTTTGATTCTTTCAAGAATTTTCAAGTGAGCTCTCAATTGAAGTCTCTGTGTTTGGCTGACAATTCCTCCATAAATGATGAAAGCATCATAACGGTGGCCTCCATTTTCCCCAATTTGCAGCTGCTTGATTTGAATGGTTGCGATGACATATCTGAAAAAGGTATTTGTCATGTTTTAAGTAGATGTTGTAAGATTAGATATTTGAACTTGAGCGATTGTTGTGAAATAAGGCTACTTGAAATGAACTTTGTAGTTCCTCAGTTGGAGGTGTTGAACTTGTCATATACAAGAGTTGATGATAAAACACTCTATGAGATCTCAAAGAGTTGTCATGGGCTTTTGCAACTAAAATTGGCATATTGTAATTATGTCACAGAAAAAGGAATGATACATGTGGTTGAAAATTGCACACAACTTAAGGAGATTGATTTGAGAAATTGTAAAAAAGTGGAGGCTGATGTCATTGTCTCAAAGGTTTTATCAAGGTCGCCTTTTAAAAAAAGGAATCTCTTCTCGCGTGATGAGCATATTTTCTTCTCCTAA
- the LOC131639579 gene encoding uncharacterized protein LOC131639579, which translates to MAAAPDSFGDGKDAFRWRINLEEVFTVQSCYYRFFSKLSGPPIIANVVKASTYIWKVQAPTKTLFFGWRLIHDRLATKDQLYKKGILDFTEMNCVFCSVEEERLSHLLGGCQVVKEIWLKVLEWLGFITDFSLVDFITFPFIYDKVNSLAKRKIIGAIWLATCWHIWLICNAIIFKNEKFSFLDCMSEIMFSSWKWLLSSGKIANNCNFLVWRLLPLTCFE; encoded by the coding sequence ATGGCAGCAGCTCCAGATTCTTTTGGAGACGGAAAGGATGCTTTTCGGTGGAGAATTAATTTGGAGGAGGTTTTCACAGTTCAGTCTTGTTACTACAGGTTCTTTTCAAAATTGTCTGGACCTCCTATCATTGCTAATGTAGTTAAAGCTTCGACATACATATGGAAGGTACAAGCTCCTACTAAAACTCTTTTCTTTGGTTGGAGACTCATTCATGATAGACTAGCAACTAAAGACCAACTTTACAAAAAGGGAATTTTGGATTTTACCGAGATGAATTGCGTCTTTTGTTCGGTGGAGGAGGAGCGTTTATCACATCTTTTAGGAGGTTGTCAAGTGGTGAAAGAGATTTGGTTGAAGGTGTTAGAGTGGTTAGGATTTATAACGGATTTTTCGTTGGTGGATTTCATCACTTTCCCTTTTATTTACGATAAAGTGAACTCTTTAGCTAAAAGAAAGATTATAGGAGCTATTTGGCTTGCTACGTGCTGGCACATTTGGTTGATTTGCAACGCGATCATTTTCAAGAATGAGAAGTTTAGTTTCCTAGATTGTATGTCGGAAATTATGTTTAGCTCTTGGAAGTGGTTATTATCTAGCGGTAAGATAGCGAATAactgtaattttcttgtttggcGCTTGTTACCGCTTACTTGTTTCGAGTAG